The DNA window GAACAAAGGCCATCTATATGTTGCTGGGAAGCAACGAACCTGTCCAAAAGGGGATGGTCGCGTTGAACAAAGGAAGCGCTCACGTCTAAACGACTTTGTCGCAAATGGGGTGTTCATCAAACGCACATTTGATGTTGAATGATCCTCTCCCCTTTTCACCGGCCGGGATGTAACCGTTTTACAGGATTACATCCCGGTTTTTTTTATGGTAAAATGAAGAAAACGAAAGGAAAGGGTGACCGTTTCGGTGAGCGATTGCATTTTTTGCAAAATTATTGACGGCGAACTGCCGGCGGCAAAAGTGTACGAAGACGAGCACGTACTCTCCTTTTTGGACATCAGCCAAGTGACGAAAGGGCATACACTTGTCATCCCGAAAGTACATACGGAAAACGTTTTTACCCTCACGCCTGATGTAGCCAGCCGGCTGTTTCGCGTCGTGCCAATGATCGCCAACGCACTGAATAAAGCATTCTCGCCAGCCGGGCTCAATTTGCTGAACAACAACGGCGAACCGGCCGGGCAAACGGTGTTCCATTACCACCTTCACCTCATTCCGCGCTACGGCAAAGGCGACGGGTTTGGCGCCGTTTGGAAATCGCATGCAAGCGACTATACCCCTGCCGACTTGCAGGCGATCGCCGCCACCATCCGCGAGCAGCTCAATTAAAAACCGGAAGCAGGATTGCCTGCTCCCGGTTTTTTACTGTTGCCCGAGCACATCTTGCAAATCTTTGTCCTTGATCTTGACATCGGCATCTTTCACGAGCTCGTCCACTTTCGACTGCATCGCCGCCGGGTCAAGTTTGCTCCGTTTCACTTCAAACGTAATTTCATCTTTCATTTCGTTAAACGATTTTTTCTTTTCCTTATCCGTCACTTTGATGATATGGTAACCGTAATCCGTTTTGATCGGATCGCTTACTTCACCGACTTTCAGCTTATAGGCGGCATCTTCAAACTCTTTGACCATTTTCCCCGGGCCGAACCAGCCTAAATCACCGCCGTTCGATGCCGAACCAGGATCTTGTGAATACTCTTTCGCCAGCTTGGCGAAGTCCTCGCCTTTGTCGAGCTTCGCTTTCACTTCTTTTGCCGTTTTTTCATCTTTCACTAAAATATGGCTGGCACGAACTTTCGGCTTGTAGTTGTCATAATACTCTTTCAGCTCTTTATCCGTCACTTTAATGTCCTCAATCGCCGCTTTCGTCCGCAGCAAGTCGAGCTTGATCATCTCGCGGATCACTTTTTCCCCGTTTTGTTGTACGGCCAAGTCGTACTGTGTGCCGTACGCCTCCTTAATCCGCTCGATTTCGCGGTCGATCTCTTCATCAGTCACCTTGTATTTTTTGCTTAACACTTTTTCGTCGATCAAGTCGCGAAGCACCGTCTTACCGACGCGCTCTTTCATCTCATGATAAAATTCATCCTTCGTAATATCGCCGCTTTTTGTCTCGACAATTGCTTCTGAATCGCCGTTATTGCAGGCCGACAAAGCCATCAGCGAAACAACGGCGGCAGCCATCATCCATTTTTTCATCCGCTTCACAACTCCTACTCACGTCTTTTTTTCGTTTTCCCTTTCCGGCGCTGCCGGCCATTGATATTCCGGCACCAGGATGTGAGATCCATTCCACCCCAGGCGACGCCTGATGCACTTGCGGCGGCATCGCGAAACAAAACGCCGAGCCGCCTAAACCACGACAATAACTATATCACATTTGCGGCGAAAAAAAAACCTCTTTCCGTTTTAGTCATCCGCCCACCACATGTACGCTTGCCATACATATGATGGGGATGAAGCACCGCAGCGGGCTTCTCCTTGCCGAAAGGGGGTGTTACGATGAGCGCACCTTATGCCGGAGGCTTTGCGTTAATTGTCGTGCTGTTTATTTTGCTGATCATTGTCGGCTGTGCCTGCGTCATCTACTAAACGAAAGAGGGTGTTCCCGCGCTGGGAGCACCCTCTTCCTTCATCGTCCCCATCTTCGCCTGTGAGCGGAGCAGGCAGCTTTTTATGTAAATAACACTTCAAAATAGGAAGAAATTAATAAAATCGTAATAAGTACATTGATCGTGCGAAAAACGGCCGACTGTTGCTCCTCCGGAATATCGCGCTGTGCACAGAGCGAGTGGGTGAGCTGGTTCACCAAAAACAAGACCGTAACCGCCAGAGGGATAAAATAAAGCGCCAAAGCCGTTCCCCTCCTCCCCATCTTAGCCAAACGCCGCCCATGGCTTTAACTTTACATCGTTCACGGCCGGAAATCAATCTTTTTTCTCTTTCGAGCATGGCGAACCGATTTTTCCTATTGGTGAATGTGCACAAATTCGGTAAAATATACGTAAAAGCGGTCGCATTTTATGTCAGCCAAAGGAGCACGGTGTATGGAATCGTTGGAAAAGCGAGTGGCCAAGCTCGAATTTCACCAGTCATTGCTGATGGAAATGGTGGATGAAGCGAAAAAACCGTTTTACTCCCTCATCATCCGCGCCGATTTAACAAAGGAAGAAGTCGACGCGTTCCTTTCGTTTTGCCAGGAGCTCGCCGAACAATATGAGCAGCAAAAAGCGGAAGGATTGACGATCTTTACTCCCCTGCTCGTGCAATTTGTCGGGATGCTTCATCCGAACCTTCCGCTTGAACAAACAGTTGATGCCCTGTTAGCCCAACAAATGTTTGTGCCGCTCATGACCGAGCTAAAAACGCTCATCCGAACCGTCAGTTAGCCTGACCGGCCAGTTCCTTCTCGTGCTCTTCCGCTTTTGACGCCCGCTTGACGAGCTTGCCGTCCTGCTCGACAAAATCTTCTTTTATGTTTTCGAACGCCCGCTCAAAAATCTCCATAAAATCGTCTCCGTAAATATTGCGGACGATGCACATCATTTCTAAAATTTCAGGAAACTTCCCGTACAGCTCGCGCAGCGGCAGCGCCCCGTTAAAGACGGCGTTTTTCGTCGGATCGTACGTCTCCATCAATTTCATCAGCACTTCTTCGCCTTTTTCCGTCAGCTCAATGTACGTGTTGCGCTTGTCATCCTGCTTTTTCGAAAACGAAAGCAGCCCTTTTTCTTCCAACTTTTTCGAGAAGTTAAACGCCGTCGAAACGTGCATCACGCCAAATTTGGCGATTTCCGAAATCGAAGCACCTTTGAAATGGTAAGCAATCCATAAAATATGGTGTTCGTTAATGTTCAAGTCAAACGGCTTAATCCATTGCTGCCAATCTTTTTCAATCGATTTCCACAGCGCCTTGCTCAGCTGGGCGATCCGTTGGCTAAATAACATAGCCTCTTTGACGGAATAATGCTGTTCTGTCGCTTTCATCGTTCCACCCACTCTTCCCTCACCGTATTTTTTACTTCCTATTATATCAATAAAACAAAAAGGA is part of the Geobacillus sp. 46C-IIa genome and encodes:
- a CDS encoding HIT family protein, whose product is MSDCIFCKIIDGELPAAKVYEDEHVLSFLDISQVTKGHTLVIPKVHTENVFTLTPDVASRLFRVVPMIANALNKAFSPAGLNLLNNNGEPAGQTVFHYHLHLIPRYGKGDGFGAVWKSHASDYTPADLQAIAATIREQLN
- a CDS encoding peptidylprolyl isomerase, with translation MKKWMMAAAVVSLMALSACNNGDSEAIVETKSGDITKDEFYHEMKERVGKTVLRDLIDEKVLSKKYKVTDEEIDREIERIKEAYGTQYDLAVQQNGEKVIREMIKLDLLRTKAAIEDIKVTDKELKEYYDNYKPKVRASHILVKDEKTAKEVKAKLDKGEDFAKLAKEYSQDPGSASNGGDLGWFGPGKMVKEFEDAAYKLKVGEVSDPIKTDYGYHIIKVTDKEKKKSFNEMKDEITFEVKRSKLDPAAMQSKVDELVKDADVKIKDKDLQDVLGQQ
- a CDS encoding YjcZ family sporulation protein, which encodes MSAPYAGGFALIVVLFILLIIVGCACVIY
- a CDS encoding YhaI family protein; translation: MESLEKRVAKLEFHQSLLMEMVDEAKKPFYSLIIRADLTKEEVDAFLSFCQELAEQYEQQKAEGLTIFTPLLVQFVGMLHPNLPLEQTVDALLAQQMFVPLMTELKTLIRTVS
- a CDS encoding HTH-type transcriptional regulator Hpr, whose product is MKATEQHYSVKEAMLFSQRIAQLSKALWKSIEKDWQQWIKPFDLNINEHHILWIAYHFKGASISEIAKFGVMHVSTAFNFSKKLEEKGLLSFSKKQDDKRNTYIELTEKGEEVLMKLMETYDPTKNAVFNGALPLRELYGKFPEILEMMCIVRNIYGDDFMEIFERAFENIKEDFVEQDGKLVKRASKAEEHEKELAGQAN